One Monomorium pharaonis isolate MP-MQ-018 chromosome 4, ASM1337386v2, whole genome shotgun sequence DNA segment encodes these proteins:
- the LOC118645328 gene encoding uncharacterized protein LOC118645328: protein MDQEDIEDIKYVLNNKRISPVQFIRDRELGIRGTLERVAIHRVYIKNESIYPWPYHVRQEIYTMALNQCPNDEIAKKMLREYDTMYIKIPAEERELLEQANRVVTLGECFTWLQRCDECVQRLEEHSRVKRPRLAVGYKQSLVARIARLEGEKTRLQRCFVHVGGDYASDNAERLVWREIDTAFENRVLTGAVINTNYIEPRQFLEDAGGIVLERVRGALQKHNCVKVNTAFNGVFVTGEKSANKSITTKNCELFQTLDLDQWYERCVIEPTLASLEEFQERDSGWALSRILNLTVNVNKYNPLHAGCYVTLPREIMLKKAVVNIKSKDNACFAWSVIAALYPTKKHSDRMSLYPHYTTVLKFDDIKFPVILKDIGKFERLNDVSVNVYGIEEDKIFPLRLTDNKREKHVNLLYVQDPGDNNVGHFTWIKNLSRLVGSQLSKHVCKKYICDRCLHYFSSDEKLQSHNVDCQKLNDCAVELPDEKDKWLSFRNIHNKERVPFVVYADLECVLRKMQPDTESTTYAYQQHEVYSIAYYVRCSYDDTLSVYRFRRDPDCVLWFAKQLEDLAHNVKIRLCANVPMGMLSKEQLEAYRSATHCHICEKPFAPDDKRVRDHCHLTGRYRGPAHSLCNLYYQNVLYIPVVFHNLSGYDSHFIIKEIATALEKLASFLDKENLKIVRSEFLHLSDAEFDLLTRKGVFPYEYIDRVEKLEDTCLPPLESFYSSLTSNTVSESDYAHAVNVWHRFSIRTLGEYSDLYLKTDVLLLADIFENFRDKCLESYGLNPAHYYTLPGYTWDAMLKYTDITFELLTDIDMIMFIERGIRGGLSQCSGRYAQANNKHMQTYDPSKPSSYLMYFDINNLYGWAMCQPLPYTEFQWVEDVSNFDVNAIAPDSPTGYILEVDLEYPRDLHDRHTDLPFCPTRDKPPGKRECKLLATLYDKKRYIIHYRNLQQCTRHGLCIAKIHRVLKFAQSPWLCKYIELNTQFRTRAKNDFEKNLYKLMNNAVFGKTMENVRNHVDVKLLTKWKGRYGVEAMIAKPNFHSRSIFSENLIAVELKKLKIKFNKPIYVGMCILDISKTCLYEFHHEYMLPLYRDKCKVMYTDTDSLVYHVECDDVYETMKRDIARAKMYALKVDGKKDTKKAKGVKNNVIARAITFEDYTRCLRDEIEMTRCQSCIRSKLHEVYTVAETKIALSPYDDKRYLVPDSIETLPWGHYRIPL from the exons ATGGATCAGGAGGACATTGAAGATATCAAATATGTTCTTAACAATAAACGAATATCACCAGTGCAATTTATACGCGATCGAGAACTTGGTATACGTGGAACGCTTGAACGCGTTGCGATACATAGAGTGTATATAAAGAATGAATCTATTTATCCCTGGCCTTATCACGTGAGACAGGAAATATATACCATGGCATTGAATCAGTGTCCGAATGATGAAATCGCTAAAAAGATGCTACGTGAATACGATActatgtacattaaaattccTGCTG AGGAACGCGAGCTCTTGGAGCAAGCGAACAGAGTCGTTACTTTGGGCGAGTGTTTTACGTGGTTGCAGCGATGTGATGAGTGTGTACAACGGCTCGAGGAACATAGCCGCGTCAAGCGTCCTCGGCTCGCCGTCGGATATAAACAATCGTTGGTGGCGAGAATCGCGCGACTCGAGGGTGAAAAGACAAGATTACAAAGATGTTTCGTGCACGTCGGCGGTGATTACGCGAGTGATAACGCGGAAAGACTCGTGTGGCGCGAGATAGATACCGCGTTTGAGAATCGCGTGCTGACCGGTGCGGTTATCAATACTAACTATATCGAGCCGCGACAATTTCTCGAAGACGCCGGGGGTATAGTGCTCGAGCGTGTGCGGGGCGCTCTACAAAAACACAACTGTGTAAAAGTAAACACCGCGTTCAACGGTGTATTTGTGACTGGTGAAAAAAGCGCTAATAAGAGTATCAccacaaaaaattgtgaactCTTTCAAACGTTGGATTTAGACCAATGGTACGAGCGGTGTGTCATCGAGCCCACGTTAGCGTCACTTGAAGAGTTTCAAGAACGCGATAGCGGGTGGGCGCTTTCACGAATTCTCAATTTAACTGTAAACGTGAACAAATATAATCCTCTACACGCGGGATGTTACGTAACATTGCCGCGAgaaataatgttgaaaaaagcAGTTGTGAACATTAAATCGAAGGACAATGCGTGCTTTGCATGGTCAGTGATCGCCGCTCTATATCCTACAAAGAAACATAGTGATAGAATGTCATTGTACCCTCATTATACGACAGTCTTAAAGTTCGACGACATCAAGTTTCCCGTTATATTAAAAGACATTGGGAAATTTGAGAGACTCAACGATGTGTCGGTCAACGTGTACGGGATCGAAgaggataaaatttttccactaCGGCTCACGGATAACAAGAGGGAGAAGCATGTCAATCTTTTGTACGTGCAAGATCCGGGGGATAACAACGTGGGTCACTTCACATGGATCAAAAATCTGTCCCGCCTGGTGGGATCGCAATTGAGCAAACATGTATGCAAGAAATACATTTGCGATCG ATGCCTACATTACTTCAGTTCCGATGAAAAGTTACAATCGCACAATGTGGACTGCCAAAAGTTGAATGACTGTGCTGTCGAACTACCAGATGAAAAAGATAAGTGGCTGAGCTTCCGTAACATACACAACAAGGAACGAGTGCCCTTCGTCGTATACGCCGATCTCGAATGTGTGCTGCGGAAGATGCAACCTGACACGGAGTCGACGACATACGCCTACCAACAACACGAGGTATATAGCATAGCGTATTATGTGCGATGTTCGTACGACGATACGTTATCCGTGTATCGGTTTCGTCGCGATCCCGATTGCGTGTTGTGGTTCGCTAAGCAACTTGAAGATTTAGCACATAACGTTAAGATTCGTTTATGCGCCAATGTCCCCATGGGGATGTTATCGAAAGAACAATTAGAGGCATACCGTAGCGCGACACATTGCCATATTTGCGAAAAACCGTTTGCGCCGGATGATAAGCGGGTGCGCGATCATTGCCATCTGACCGGTCGTTACCGCGGTCCCGCGCATTCGCTTTGCAACCTCTATTATCAAAATGTGCTATACATACCGGTAGTCTTCCATAATTTATCCGGATACGATtctcattttattatcaaggAAATAGCCACAGC TCTTGAGAAATTAGCATCATTTCtggataaagaaaatttaaaaattgtacgttccgAATTTTTACACTTATCCGACGCagaatttgatttattgacaCGGAAAGGCGTATTTCCATACGAGTACATTGACCGCGTCGAAAAATTGGAAGACACATGTTTACCACCACTCGAATCCTTTTATAGTTCTCTGACCTCCAATACAgtatccgagagcgattacgcACACGCCGTCAACGTCTGGCATCGGTTCTCAATTCGAACGTTGGGTGAATATAGCGATCTATATCTGAAAACGGATGTCTTGTTGTTAgctgacatttttgaaaatttccgcgATAAATGTTTAGAAAGTTACGGTCTCAATCCCGCGCATTATTACACTCTCCCCGGATACACGTGGGacgctatgttaaaatataccgATATTACTTTTGAATTGCTTACGGACATAGACATGATAATGTTTATCGAACGCGGTATACGCGGTGGTCTGAGTCAATGTTCAGGCAGATACGCACAGGCTAACAACAAACATATGCAGACGTACGACCCATCGAAACCATCGTCGTACCTTATGTACTttgacattaataatttgtacggcTGGGCGATGTGTCAGCCGTTACCCTACACTGAATTTCAATGGGTCGAAGACGTTTCAAATTTCGACGTGAACGCTATCGCTCCGGATTCACCCACGGGATACATTCTCGAGGTCGATCTCGAGTATCCTCGAGACCTTCACGATCGGCACACTGACCTACCTTTCTGCCCGACGCGCGATAAACCGCCCGGCAAGCGAGAATGTAAACTTCTCGCCACGCTCTACGATAAAAAGCGTTACATCATACATTACCGAAACTTACAGCAGTGTACGCGTCACGGTCTTTGTATCGCAAAGATACACCGCGTATTAAAATTCGCGCAATCTCCATGGCtatgtaaatacatagaaTTAAACACGCAATTCCGAACTCGcgccaaaaatgattttgaaaaaaacttgtataaattaatgaataacgcGGTATTCGGGAAAACCATGGAGAATGTGCGTAATCACGTTGACGTTAAATTATTGACGAAATGGAAAGGTCGGTATGGTGTAGAGGCAATGATCGCGAAACCGAATTTTCATAGTCGTAGCATTTTTTCAGAGAATCTTATTGCCGTTGAACTAAAAAAACTCaagataaaattcaataaaccGATTTACGTAGGCATGTgcattttagatatttctaagacgTGTCTGTACGAATTTCATCACGAGTACATGCTACCTCTTTATCGCGACAAATGTAAAGTCATGTATACTGACACCGACAGTCTCGTATACCATGTCGAGTGCGATGATGTTTATGAGACGATGAAACGTGATATCGCTAG AGCAAAAATGTACGCGTTGAAGGTGGACGGGAAAAAAGACACCAAAAAAGCAAAAGGTGTAAAGAATAACGTAATAGCGCGAGCCATAACGTTCGAAGATTACACCCGCTGTTTGAGAGATGAGATCGAGATGACGCGTTGCCAGTCGTGTATACGATCCAAGTTACACGAAGTATACACGGTAGCCGAAACGAAAATTGCTCTAAGTCCGTACGACGACAAGAGATATCTCGTACCCGATTCAATCGAAACGTTACCGTGGGGACATTATCGGATACccttataa
- the LOC118645057 gene encoding uncharacterized protein LOC118645057 — protein MNYYVPIQQNDGCDKSTLSQPRYTPRILGRRFALTVTAYKYLDIGVSVGLEPFVEMILGDNKGNQIPLSRDVWIIMIEKRMDIERLLQSTTVTSLWIDNLLIELVKLHNGSVVKFTLNNKALYMKPLTVQFLLNLEDVINNVYFKLSRDMFVVKEKYNRFVNCLQRNNINNKCDAVKLLDEICVKTSLVDCELMVYASDNIVYDALNNK, from the exons atgaactattacgttccgatccAACAGAATGATGGGTGCGATAAatc aacatTATCGCAGCCACGCTATACTCCTCGCATCCTGGGAAGGCGATTTGCTTTAACCGTCACTGCctacaaatatttggatatcGGAGTCAGTGTGGGACTTGAACCTTTTGTGGAGATGATTCTTGGTGACAACAAAGGCAATCAGATACCGCTGTCACGTGACGTATGGATAATAATGATCGAGAAACGCATGGATATTGAGCGACTCCTGCAGTCAACCACTGTTACATCGCTGTGGATTGATAATCTTCTTATAGAACTCGTCAAATTACATAACGGGAGTgtcgtaaaatttacattaaataacaaagcCTTGTATATGAAACCTTTGACCGtgcaatttttactaaatcttgAAGATGTCATCAATAATGTATACTTTAAATTGTCGCGGGATATGTTTGtagtgaaagaaaaatataatcgatttGTAAACTGCTTGCagcgaaataatattaataataagtgcGATGCTGTAAAGCTATTAgatgaaatatgtgtaaaaacttcGCTCGTAGACTGCGAACTAATGGTTTATGCAtcagacaatattgtatatgatgctttgaataataaataa
- the LOC118645178 gene encoding uncharacterized protein LOC118645178 isoform X2, protein MIGIFTRRHPVTVLATYDLYEHALQKEKRLMEEKSNTESESQLGRGFRKKVSHCISRKSDNSSDSSENEKDSSESNDSIPELNKNLHKQDDINENIDDNNSQILDINEIPIFIKAEDNVLIEDIPADNNSKIYIAHARACASPHTWHFFTFF, encoded by the exons ATGATTGGAATATTTACCCGGCGACACCCGGTTACTGTACTTGCTACATacg atttatatgaACATGCTCTCCAGAAAGAAAAGCGATTAATGGAAGAAAAAAGCAATACCGAATCGGAATCTCAATTAGGTCGTGGATTTAGAAAGAAAGTTTCACATTGCATTTCAAGAAAAAGtg ataATTCCAGTGATTCAagtgaaaatgaaaaagattcTAGCGAGTCTAATGATTCCATTcctgaattaaataaaaacttacacaAACAAG atgacattaatgaaaatattgatgaTAATAATTCACAAATCTTAGACATTAATGAAAttcctatttttataaaagcagaAGACAATGTTCTTATAGAAGATATTCCTGCGGATAATAATAGTAAGATATATAtagcgcacgcgcgcgcgtgcgcaaGCCCGCACACTTGGcacttttttacctttttttaa
- the LOC118645178 gene encoding uncharacterized protein LOC118645178 isoform X3, which yields MIGIFTRRHPVTVLATYDLYEHALQKEKRLMEEKSNTESESQLGRGFRKKVSHCISRKSDNSSDSSENEKDSSESNDSIPELNKNLHKQDDINENIDDNNSQILDINEIPIFIKAEDNVLIEDIPADNNSFFMGYYYLRKHNHS from the exons ATGATTGGAATATTTACCCGGCGACACCCGGTTACTGTACTTGCTACATacg atttatatgaACATGCTCTCCAGAAAGAAAAGCGATTAATGGAAGAAAAAAGCAATACCGAATCGGAATCTCAATTAGGTCGTGGATTTAGAAAGAAAGTTTCACATTGCATTTCAAGAAAAAGtg ataATTCCAGTGATTCAagtgaaaatgaaaaagattcTAGCGAGTCTAATGATTCCATTcctgaattaaataaaaacttacacaAACAAG atgacattaatgaaaatattgatgaTAATAATTCACAAATCTTAGACATTAATGAAAttcctatttttataaaagcagaAGACAATGTTCTTATAGAAGATATTCCTGCGGATAATAATA gtttttttatgGGATATTATTATCTGAGGAAGCACAATCACAGTTG a
- the LOC118645054 gene encoding uncharacterized protein LOC118645054 — MEQKKTGMERVQNGNGTEKNRNGTDTERVRNRKKREQNRERTETKQKKQEKNGNGTEKNRNGTDTERVRNRKKREQNRERTETEQKKQEKNRNGTETEQKKTGTEQTKNGNGIEKTGTIGMRSMKPPKSNISSERRRLVEELHAPARRSFQQRHVIVRGYDDLWQADIVEMIPYSRFNKGYHYILTVIDVLSKHAWAVPLKSKGGSDTADAIVEIIRESARCPKNLQTDKGKEFYNADVQKILKKHDINHYSTYSVMKASVVERFNRTLKNDMWKKFTLNGNYKWIDLLPDLVSNYNSRKHRTIGMRPVDVTPAVAERLLNTVYSSIKIAGRAKFKVGDSVRVSKFKTVFEKGYTPNWTTEVFKIIKVQHTNPVTYLLEDYRGTSIVGAFYEHELHRATHPDVYLVEKVLRRKGDKVYVKWLGFDGSHNSWIHKDNVI; from the coding sequence atggaacagaaaaaaacaggaatggaacgggtacagaacggaaacggaacagaaaaaaacaggaacggaACGGATACAGAACGGGTacggaacagaaaaaaacgggAACAGAACAGGGAAAGAACAGAAACAAAACAGAAAAAACAGGAAAAGAACGGAaacggaacagaaaaaaacaggaacggaACGGATACAGAACGGGTacggaacagaaaaaaacgggAACAGAACAGGGAAAGAACAGAAACAGAACAGAAAAAACAGGAAAAGAACAGAAACGGAACAGAaacggaacagaaaaaaacaggaacaGAACAGACAAAGAATGGAAACGGAATAGAAAAAACAGGAACGATCGGTATGCGATCCATGAAACCACCGAAATCCAATATTAGTTCCGAAAGGCGACGACTCGTCGAGGAACTGCATGCTCCGGCGAGAAGAAGTTTTCAACAAAGACACGTCATAGTTCGAGGCTACGACGATCTATGGCAGGCTGATATCGTCGAGATGATTCCGTACTCACGTTTCAACAAAGGCTATCACTACATACTCACCGTCATCGATGTGTTGAGCAAGCACGCGTGGGCCGTTCCGCTCAAGAGCAAGGGTGGAAGCGATACAGCTGATGCTATCGTCGAGATAATTCGAGAGAGCGCAAGATGCCCGAAAAATTTACAGACTGATAAGGGAAAAGAGTTTTACAATGCCGAtgtgcagaaaatattgaaaaaacatgatatcaatcattattcaACGTACTCGGTAATGAAGGCATCGGTCGTCGAACGGTTTAACCGTACGCTGAAAAACGACATGTGGAAGAAGTTTACACTCAACGGCAATTACAAGTGGATTGACCTGTTACCGGATCTCGTGTCAAATTACAACTCTCGGAAACACCGAACTATCGGTATGCGACCCGTCGACGTAACCCCTGCTGTGGCTGAAAGACTCTTGAATACGGTGTACAGTTCGATAAAGATTGCTGGTCGAGCGAAATTTAAAGTTGGTGATTCTGTACGCGTGAGCAAATTTAAGACAGTCTTTGAAAAGGGTTACACACCGAATTGGACAACCGaggtgtttaaaattattaaagtacagcATACCAATCCCGTAACTTATTTACTAGAGGATTATCGCGGAACATCTATAGTtggagcgttctacgagcACGAGTTGCATCGTGCGACTCACCCGGACGTGTATCTCGTGGAGAAAGTATTGCGCAGGAAGGGTGACAAGGTTTACGTCAAGTGgttgggattcgatggatcacATAATTCGTGGATTCACAAAGACAATGtcatataa
- the LOC118645178 gene encoding uncharacterized protein LOC118645178 isoform X4: MIGIFTRRHPVTVLATYDNSSDSSENEKDSSESNDSIPELNKNLHKQDDINENIDDNNSQILDINEIPIFIKAEDNVLIEDIPADNNSFFMGYYYLRKHNHSWYVYKIVFLILYKRIENIINK, from the exons ATGATTGGAATATTTACCCGGCGACACCCGGTTACTGTACTTGCTACATacg ataATTCCAGTGATTCAagtgaaaatgaaaaagattcTAGCGAGTCTAATGATTCCATTcctgaattaaataaaaacttacacaAACAAG atgacattaatgaaaatattgatgaTAATAATTCACAAATCTTAGACATTAATGAAAttcctatttttataaaagcagaAGACAATGTTCTTATAGAAGATATTCCTGCGGATAATAATA gtttttttatgGGATATTATTATCTGAGGAAGCACAATCACAGTTGGtatgtatacaaaattgtttttctaattttgtataaacgcattgagaatataattaataaataa
- the LOC118645178 gene encoding uncharacterized protein LOC118645178 isoform X1 produces MIGIFTRRHPVTVLATYDLYEHALQKEKRLMEEKSNTESESQLGRGFRKKVSHCISRKSDNSSDSSENEKDSSESNDSIPELNKNLHKQDDINENIDDNNSQILDINEIPIFIKAEDNVLIEDIPADNNSFFMGYYYLRKHNHSWYVYKIVFLILYKRIENIINK; encoded by the exons ATGATTGGAATATTTACCCGGCGACACCCGGTTACTGTACTTGCTACATacg atttatatgaACATGCTCTCCAGAAAGAAAAGCGATTAATGGAAGAAAAAAGCAATACCGAATCGGAATCTCAATTAGGTCGTGGATTTAGAAAGAAAGTTTCACATTGCATTTCAAGAAAAAGtg ataATTCCAGTGATTCAagtgaaaatgaaaaagattcTAGCGAGTCTAATGATTCCATTcctgaattaaataaaaacttacacaAACAAG atgacattaatgaaaatattgatgaTAATAATTCACAAATCTTAGACATTAATGAAAttcctatttttataaaagcagaAGACAATGTTCTTATAGAAGATATTCCTGCGGATAATAATA gtttttttatgGGATATTATTATCTGAGGAAGCACAATCACAGTTGGtatgtatacaaaattgtttttctaattttgtataaacgcattgagaatataattaataaataa
- the LOC118645327 gene encoding uncharacterized protein LOC118645327, which produces MTDILNIEDEPIFDDRIVKIETHTYNPFANTTFEYNDEIRIPIQQQDLYTLPHESFLYIEGKLIIKKPVAGSDVTLANNCVAFMFDEIRYELDGVEIDRNRNVGITSTLKNYVTMSAARSVIARNAGWDPWNPPNGYFNFCVPLNMLLGFCEDYRRVVINARHELILIRARNDNNCLMGSSELEPKIELLKVQWRMPHVLLNEINKLSMLRALESGRYLSMAFRSWDLYQYPLLQSTTKHSWAIKTATQLEKPRYVVFALQAGRKNIMSENMSRFDHCKLINAKLYLNSECYPYDDLNLDFDKNKWSILYETYAHFCKNYYGYDYLEPNQSVTTFRHNGPFVIIDCSRQNESIKSATVDVRLEFECRENVPANTTAYCLIIHDRVIQYNPLTNVVRKIT; this is translated from the coding sequence ATGacggatattttaaatatcgagGACGAGCCGATCTTTGACGATCGCATCGTCAAGATCGAGACTCACACGTACAATCCGTTCGCCAACACGACGTTCGAATACAATGATGAGATAAGAATTCCTATACAACAACAGGATCTTTACACGTTACCGCACGAAAGTTTTCTATACATTGAAggaaaacttataataaagaaaccaGTTGCGGGATCTGATGTGACATTGGCAAATAATTGCGTCGCGTTCATGTTCGATGAGATTCGATACGAGCTCGACGGTGTGGAAATTGATCGAAACAGAAACGTCGGAATAACCAGCACCCTCAAGAACTATGTAACTATGTCGGCCGCCAGAAGCGTAATCGCGAGGAACGCCGGCTGGGATCCGTGGAATCCTCCGAAcggatactttaatttttgcgtacCGCTCAACATGCTGTTGGGATTTTGTGAAGATTACAGACGCGTGGTGATCAACGCTCGCCATGAGCTGATTttaatacgcgcgcgtaacgATAACAATTGTCTGATGGGAAGTTCAGAATTGGAGCCAAAGATTGAATTACTCAAAGTTCAGTGGCGAATGCCGCACGTGTTACtgaacgaaataaataaactgtcGATGCTGCGTGCTCTGGAAAGCGGGCGATACCTCAGCATGGCATTTCGCTCTTGGGATTTGTACCAGTATCCTTTATTGCAAAGCACAACCAAACATTCGTGGGCCATCAAGACCGCTACTCAGCTTGAGAAGCCTCGATACGTCGTTTTCGCTCTGCAGGCTGGTCGGAAGAATATCATGTCTGAAAACATGAGCCGATTCGATCATTGCAAATTAATCAACGCAAAACTCTATTTAAACTCGGAATGTTATCCGTACGATGATCTGAATctggatttcgataaaaataaatggtcGATTCTGTACGAGACGTATGCacatttctgtaaaaactatTACGGATATGATTATCTCGAGCCGAATCAATCCGTCACCACGTTTCGACATAATGGTCCATTCGTGATTATCGATTGCTCTCGACAAAACGAATCGATTAAGAGCGCAACCGTGGACGTACGCTTAGAATTTGAATGCAGAGAAAATGTACCCGCGAACACTACAGCGTACTGTCTCATTATACACGATCGTGTGATTCAGTACAACCCGTTGACCAACGTTGTGCGCAAAATTACCTAA
- the LOC118645177 gene encoding uncharacterized protein LOC118645177: protein MDIWKDTKFLLTIIRWCTLCIAWKRNRRKRRFWVRLINENRIQQEDYLALFQELKDDSIMFFCYTRMTVDTFYMLLEMISSKLQKHHWRALPPELRLSVTLRYLATGDHILSIALAYRIGESTAYAIIKETTEAIVNVLLPCFVQPPSETEYKKISTGFLDNWNFPNCLGSVDGKHCIIRAPLQSGSLYYNYKKTFSVVLMAVCDYNYKFTLVDVGFYGSQNDASIFSE, encoded by the exons aTGGACATTTGGAAAGAtactaaatttcttttaacaattattcGATGGTGTACACTATGCATTGCATGGAAGAGAAACCGACGTAAAAGAAGATTTTGGGTGAGACTTATCAATGAAAATAGAATTCAACAAGAAGATTATCTTGCATTATTTCAAGAACTAAAAGATGATAGTATAATGTTTTTCTGCTACACTAGAATGACAGTAGatacattttacatgttaTTAGAAATGATATCTTCAAAACTTCAGAAACATCATTGGAGAGCTTTACCACCTGAATTACGTTTGTCTGTAACACTTAG atACCTAGCAACAGGAGATCATATACTATCCATAGCACTAGCATATCGTATTGGAGAATCAACAGCATAtgctattataaaagaaactaCTGAAGCTATTGTAAATGTGTTATTACCTTGTTTTGTGCAGCCGCCATCTGaaactgaatataaaaaaataagtacagGATTTCTTGATAATTGGAATTTTCCAAATTGTCTTGGTTCAGTTGATGGCAAACATTGCATTATTCGAGCTCCTTTACAATCTGGTAGtttatactataattataaaaaaacatttagtgTAGTATTAATGGCTGTTTGcgattacaattataaatttacctTAGTTGATGTTGGATTCTATGGTAGTCAAAATGATGCAAGCATATTTTCTGAataa